A window of the Fusarium poae strain DAOMC 252244 chromosome 3, whole genome shotgun sequence genome harbors these coding sequences:
- a CDS encoding hypothetical protein (SECRETED:SignalP(1-16)) produces MLGLVWLVIIPQTVNAFDVLLNEAHVDAAHRTVEIEGVSQKSWNGIIGILCAEV; encoded by the exons ATGCTTGGCTTGGTGTGGTTGGTCATCATCCCACAAACGGTTAATGCCTTTGACGTACTGCTCAACGAAGCGCACGTGGATGCAGCCCATAGAACAGTGGAAATTGAGGGCGTGTCGCAGAAGTCTTGGAACGGAATAATCGGCATTCTTTGTGCAGA GGTATAA